The following proteins come from a genomic window of Diorhabda carinulata isolate Delta chromosome X, icDioCari1.1, whole genome shotgun sequence:
- the LOC130901621 gene encoding follistatin isoform X1: protein MNAALAVRLRLLFIAHFIYLFHFCLGGTCWSAMVRNGNGRCTELLHEKISKEDCCSGRSVTTSWSSEELDSGTLFFWRILGGGVRCSSCRDSCKEVVCDVDKTCVLRKGTPKCVCASKCKEGKLRSLKGPVCGTDGRSYRNVCRLRKQSCRRRSNSLTIAYKGICQSSCDKIVCPSNKHCLLDQNLTPHCVNCTKKCPNAPKRRQVCGSDGLTYTSACHLREKACRRGKAIPIAYKGTCRANATCKKVKCRDGQSCLKDLNSGMPRCVSCTTSCKPRHVMRGPICGTNNSTYHTWCHMMQDACFKGYFIDTMYHGRCKVKTSQFNYYLKVYARYGLDMEINLFFPSYITSIRSIHKIRG, encoded by the exons GTGGTACTTGTTGGTCAGCTATGGTACGTAACGGAAACGGGCGCTGTACAGAACTGCTTCACGAGAAAATTTCTAAAGAAGACTGTTGTTCTGGTCGCTCAGTGACGACTTCCTGGTCTTCCGAGGAATTAGACTCTGGAACGTTATTTTTTTGGAGAATACTCGGCGGTGGAGTACGATGCTCTTCGTGTCGAG ATTCTTGTAAAGAAGTCGTATGTGATGTAGATAAGACTTGCGTTTTGAGGAAAGGTACTCCAAAATGCGTATGTGCTTCTAAATGCAAAGAAGGTAAATTGCGTTCGCTTAAAGGACCTGTTTGCGGTACAGATGGTCGAAGTTATCGTAACGTTTGTAGATTAAGAAAACAATCTTGTCGTCGTAGATCAAACTCCCTGACTATCGCTTACAAGGGCATATGCCAAA GTTCCTGTGATAAAATTGTGTGTCCATCGAATAAGCACTGCTTACTGGATCAAAATTTAACCCCGCATTGCGTTAATTGCACGAAAAAATGTCCTAATGCTCCGAAACGTCGACAAGTGTGCGGATCGGACGGATTGACATACACCAGCGCTTGTCATTTGAGAGAAAAAGCTTGCAGAAGAGGGAAAGCTATCCCTATAGCATATAAAGGAACTTGTCGAG CAAATGCTACTTGCAAGAAAGTAAAATGTCGAGATGGTCAATCGTGTCTAAAAGATCTTAATTCGGGTATGCCGAGATGTGTTAGCTGTACGACTAGCTGTAAACCTCGACATGTTATGAGGGGTCCAATATGCGGTACTAATAACAGTACCTATCATACTTGGTGCCACATGATGCAAGACGCTTGTTTCAAAGGATACTTCATCGATACGATGTATCATGGAAGGTGCAAGGTGAAAACAtcacaatttaattattatttaaaagtataTGCACGATACGGTTTAGATATGGAGATAAATCTGTTCTTTCCCTCTTATATAACATCCATCCGTTCCATACACAAAATACGAGGGTGA
- the LOC130901621 gene encoding follistatin isoform X2: MNAALAVRLRLLFIAHFIYLFHFCLGGTCWSAMVRNGNGRCTELLHEKISKEDCCSGRSVTTSWSSEELDSGTLFFWRILGGGVRCSSCRDSCKEVVCDVDKTCVLRKGTPKCVCASKCKEGKLRSLKGPVCGTDGRSYRNVCRLRKQSCRRRSNSLTIAYKGICQSSCDKIVCPSNKHCLLDQNLTPHCVNCTKKCPNAPKRRQVCGSDGLTYTSACHLREKACRRGKAIPIAYKGTCRANATCKKVKCRDGQSCLKDLNSGMPRCVSCTTSCKPRHVMRGPICGTNNSTYHTWCHMMQDACFKGYFIDTMYHGRCKHKLTTI; encoded by the exons GTGGTACTTGTTGGTCAGCTATGGTACGTAACGGAAACGGGCGCTGTACAGAACTGCTTCACGAGAAAATTTCTAAAGAAGACTGTTGTTCTGGTCGCTCAGTGACGACTTCCTGGTCTTCCGAGGAATTAGACTCTGGAACGTTATTTTTTTGGAGAATACTCGGCGGTGGAGTACGATGCTCTTCGTGTCGAG ATTCTTGTAAAGAAGTCGTATGTGATGTAGATAAGACTTGCGTTTTGAGGAAAGGTACTCCAAAATGCGTATGTGCTTCTAAATGCAAAGAAGGTAAATTGCGTTCGCTTAAAGGACCTGTTTGCGGTACAGATGGTCGAAGTTATCGTAACGTTTGTAGATTAAGAAAACAATCTTGTCGTCGTAGATCAAACTCCCTGACTATCGCTTACAAGGGCATATGCCAAA GTTCCTGTGATAAAATTGTGTGTCCATCGAATAAGCACTGCTTACTGGATCAAAATTTAACCCCGCATTGCGTTAATTGCACGAAAAAATGTCCTAATGCTCCGAAACGTCGACAAGTGTGCGGATCGGACGGATTGACATACACCAGCGCTTGTCATTTGAGAGAAAAAGCTTGCAGAAGAGGGAAAGCTATCCCTATAGCATATAAAGGAACTTGTCGAG CAAATGCTACTTGCAAGAAAGTAAAATGTCGAGATGGTCAATCGTGTCTAAAAGATCTTAATTCGGGTATGCCGAGATGTGTTAGCTGTACGACTAGCTGTAAACCTCGACATGTTATGAGGGGTCCAATATGCGGTACTAATAACAGTACCTATCATACTTGGTGCCACATGATGCAAGACGCTTGTTTCAAAGGATACTTCATCGATACGATGTATCATGGAAGGTGCAAG cacAAACTAACGACGATATGA